The region TGGAGAAACGCGAAGACATCGACCGCTATCTCGCGGTCATGGAACGCCTGTGCATCCAGGCCAGACCGCTTGCCGACACCAAGCGGATCCTGAGCCGGCTCCTGACGGAGCTGTGACGATGCGCTAGCGTCACGTGCGCGACCTCCGCTGCCCGCGGTCCGTTGGAACGGTGGCGCAAGCCGTACCCGAAAATGCGTGTCAGGTCCGTATGGGCGGTAAGTGGTGTAGTAGCGCGGGGGAAGCAGAAGGGTGGTGAGAACCGTGGCGGGCAGCCTGCTCAGCCTGGAGTTCGACCGAAGTTCGGTCACCCGCGTGCGGCATCTGGTCATGGTGTCCGCGCAGGAGGCCGGCCTGGAGGGCATCGCACTGGAGGACTTCGTCCTCGCGGTGCACGAGGCGGTCGCCAACGCCGTCCGTTACGGTTCACCGCCGCGCGGAATCGCCATGTGGAGCGAGGCCGGCTCCCTCGTGTGCGAGATCACGGACAAGGGGCCCGGCATCCCGGCCGAGGTCCTGGAGCGTGAGGAGCCCGCGACGAGGTTCGACTTCGGCGGGCGGGGGCTGTGGCTGATGGACCGCCTGGCCGATCTCGCCGTTCGCACCGGGACCGACGGAACGACGATCCGTCTCTGCGTGACCCTTCCCTGAGCGGTTTGAGTGGCTTCCGCTGAGAGCGGAGCGCCTCCCGCCTGTCCGAAACCACGCGTCGTCCAACAGCCCGTAGCCCCGGCCGTCAGGGTTAGCGCCGGTGCGAGCTGGGCAGTTCTGATCTCGTCGTCCTGCCGTGACGATCGTGCGACAGGCTCGGCAGGAAATCCGAAACCAGAATTCAGGTTCACCGAAACTAAGAGTAATCCGAGCCGGACGCCGAAGCCTTGCTAGGCTGCAGGGAACCGTAG is a window of Microbispora sp. NBC_01189 DNA encoding:
- a CDS encoding ATP-binding protein — encoded protein: MRTVAGSLLSLEFDRSSVTRVRHLVMVSAQEAGLEGIALEDFVLAVHEAVANAVRYGSPPRGIAMWSEAGSLVCEITDKGPGIPAEVLEREEPATRFDFGGRGLWLMDRLADLAVRTGTDGTTIRLCVTLP